A stretch of Deltaproteobacteria bacterium DNA encodes these proteins:
- a CDS encoding SpoIIE family protein phosphatase, protein MIDSGDFSMSFSRERGGFAVGDECYRKLFQGLQDMVFLTTPSGDLLEVNPMGIEGLGYSDKAEITEFPMVRHYANPEDRSRLAALLRERGSVKDFETRLVKKNRQEIDVWITAHARKDGTGRIVYYEKTVKDITDRKKLEGELREKNRLLEQYYLELRREKDQIQQQAGRLARAVAEADEAKRIIEEQHQKIVAELDMAAKLQRSLLPRRHPQRKGFRFATKYVPSNRIGGDFFDILEVGEGRLGVVIADVSGHGPAAALLTTMFKIYFEMYAQEIQSPNQVLAELNREFCRLITTGEYITGVYLVLDTNKGRVTYSKAGHPYPILYRKRSQSHEFLDTDGFFIGMFEEAEFENRETFLEKGDRLLLYTDGVIEARNPEGSCFETRYLQDILAEGNGLSCSGLMEEIYRRLSRFTGKDRFEDDLCMVLVSVEA, encoded by the coding sequence ATGATAGACTCCGGGGACTTCTCCATGTCGTTTTCCAGAGAAAGAGGCGGCTTTGCCGTCGGCGATGAGTGCTACAGGAAGCTGTTCCAGGGACTTCAGGACATGGTCTTCTTGACCACGCCTTCGGGAGATCTCCTGGAGGTCAACCCCATGGGAATCGAGGGCCTGGGTTATTCCGATAAGGCCGAGATTACGGAGTTCCCAATGGTCCGCCACTACGCGAACCCCGAGGACCGATCCCGGCTTGCAGCCCTTCTGAGAGAGAGGGGATCGGTCAAGGATTTTGAGACGCGGCTTGTCAAAAAGAACAGGCAGGAGATCGATGTTTGGATAACCGCCCATGCGAGAAAAGACGGCACGGGGCGGATCGTATACTACGAGAAGACGGTCAAGGATATCACGGACAGGAAGAAACTGGAGGGTGAACTCCGCGAGAAGAACCGTCTCCTCGAGCAGTACTACCTGGAACTGCGCAGAGAGAAGGACCAGATCCAGCAGCAGGCCGGCAGGCTGGCCAGGGCCGTGGCCGAGGCGGATGAGGCGAAGAGGATCATAGAGGAACAGCACCAGAAGATCGTGGCCGAGCTCGACATGGCTGCAAAACTGCAGAGGAGCCTTCTGCCCAGGCGACACCCCCAGAGAAAGGGATTCCGCTTTGCCACAAAATACGTTCCATCCAACCGGATTGGCGGCGATTTTTTCGATATTTTGGAAGTTGGAGAGGGCCGGCTCGGGGTGGTTATTGCCGACGTCTCGGGTCACGGCCCGGCAGCGGCCCTCCTGACCACCATGTTCAAGATATACTTTGAGATGTACGCCCAGGAGATACAGTCACCGAACCAAGTCCTGGCAGAGCTGAACAGAGAATTCTGCCGGCTTATCACAACAGGCGAGTATATCACAGGAGTCTACCTGGTTCTGGATACCAACAAGGGGCGAGTAACCTATTCGAAGGCCGGCCACCCCTATCCCATTCTTTATCGGAAGAGGAGCCAGAGTCACGAGTTTCTCGACACAGACGGGTTTTTCATCGGAATGTTCGAAGAAGCCGAGTTTGAAAACCGGGAGACCTTTTTGGAGAAAGGGGACAGGCTCCTCCTCTATACGGACGGTGTGATCGAGGCACGCAATCCCGAAGGGAGTTGTTTTGAAACTAGGTATCTCCAGGATATTCTCGCCGAGGGGAACGGCCTTTCTTGCAGCGGTCTGATGGAGGAGATCTACCGACGGCTCTCCCGGTTCACCGGGAAGGATCGCTTCGAGGACGATCTCTGCATGGTTCTGGTCTCCGTGGAAGCATAG